One part of the Anopheles coustani chromosome 2, idAnoCousDA_361_x.2, whole genome shotgun sequence genome encodes these proteins:
- the LOC131262926 gene encoding prolactin regulatory element-binding protein, translating to MAPTRKPTDGLLARVNFPLYAIEMVTSRHVLVAGGGGASKTGVANGFEIYEIHHDGDKYMADEVIRHETGPTVVMNCAVKNDEKRTLLMAGQESHCQMYLVNTVIDSGDNMGANVASPGSNKTDTEGLRKRRSISQQRTSPMTGATAGTTSVPADTEKKPSTGNQPNRKQIRFEIKTADSVQTDFTEAEPLQRVVRISPNGRLMATGGMDGHLRVWNFPKMTLASDIAAHTKEIDDVDFSPDSKHIVSIAKDGLGVIWSINPDKESKKLVWSPPANCRYLLKRCRYGLVEGQKDKFRLFTLANPFAKAGKAKGLLQQWDPEAGRLTGVVEIDESLAALAVRDDGRFVAVGTMFSGSVSIYIAFSLQRVLHVPNAHAMFVTGLEFLPVTNFDGPSITGDSEAAVLSISVDNRICVHSLPYRHSLPAWVAIFAIIFILFMTFCFCSYVGL from the exons ATGGCTCCAACGCGGAAGCCAACCGATGGTCTGTTGGCGCGAGTGAATTTCCCGCTGTACGCGATCGAAATGGTCACCAGCCGTCATGTGCTAGTTGCGGGTGGCGGTGGTGCCTCGAAAACTGGCGTTGCCAACGGATTT gaGATCTACGAGATCCATCACGACGGGGACAAGTACATGGCGGACGAAGTGATACGACACGAAACAGGACCAACGGTAGTGATGAACTGTGCCGTGAAGAATGACGAAAAACGGACGCTCCTGATGGCAGGGCAGGAAAGCCATTGCCAGATGTACCTTGTAAATACGGTGATCGATTCTGGGGATAATATGGGGGCGAATGTCGCCTCGCCCGGTTCAAACAAAACCGACACCGAGGGACTGCGAAAACGAAGGAGTATTTCGCAACAGCGAACTTCCCCGATGACGGGTGCAACGGCAGGCACTACTTCCGTTCCGGCAGATACGGAGAAAAAGCCCTCCACCGGCAACCAACCGAATCGAAAGCAGATTCGATTCGAAATCAAAACGGCCGACTCGGTGCAGACGGATTTCACCGAGGCCGAACCTCTGCAGCGAGTCGTGCGCATCAGTCCGAACGGGCGCCTGATGGCCACCGGTGGCATGGACGGGCATCTGCGTGTGTGGAACTTCCCAAAGATGACGCTCGCGTCGGACATTGCGGCGCATACGAAGGAAATCGATGACGTCGACTTCAGTCCGGACAGCAAGCACATCGTATCGATCGCCAAGGACGGACTCGGCGTCATATGGTCAATCAATCCGGACAAGGAATCGAAAAAGTTAGTCTGGTCCCCGCCGGCCAACTGCCGCTATCTTCTCAAACGTTGCCGTTACGGGCTGGTCGAAGGGCAGAAGGACAAATTCCGCTTGTTCACACTCGCAAACCCATTCGCTAAGGCGGGCAAAGCGAAGGGCCTGCTACAGCAATGGGATCCGGAAGCGGGCCGGCTGACTGGGGTGGTTGAAATCGACGAATCACTGGCCGCACTGGCGGTGCGCGACGATGGACGGTTCGTGGCCGTCGGGACGATGTTTTCCGGCTCGGTGTCCATCTACATTGCCTTCAGCTTGCAACGAGTGCTGCACGTGCCGAATGCGCATGCAATGTTCGTGACCGGACTGGAGTTTTTGCCGGTAACCAACTTTGACGGACCGTCCATAACGGGTGACTCCGAAGCGGCCGTCCTGTCGATTTCCGTCGACAATCGTATCTGTGTTCACAGCTTACCATACAGAC ATTCTCTGCCAGCATGGGTGGCTATCTTTGCAATTATCTTCATCCTATTTATgactttttgtttctgttcctACGTCGGGCTGTAA